The following are encoded in a window of Acidobacteriota bacterium genomic DNA:
- a CDS encoding HupE/UreJ family protein, translated as MALLIVLLTQSTTPLFAHPAPYSYLDLRVGQYAIEATLTAHTLDLAHELNVTPAEALLDPALAASKQADLLNLLRARLSLLVDGRAPALEVLRVEPAPERQALTLQLRWATSAAPGLLRVHCALFPYDPQHQTFLNVYEAGALVRQEVFSPNRGTIEHFTGSRQGTLAAIKRFISNGVYHIFAGLDHILFLVGLLLLGGSLRRLLFIVTAFTLAHSVTLTLAMLNVVNPPARVIEAAIALSIVYVGVDNLLVGATGRDVRAWIACFFGLVHGFGFANVLRDFGLPRGALGWSLFAFNVGVEIGQVCLVVIVAALLASLRQRYPALAKRVVVCGSIGVIAAGSYWFIRRVFFGG; from the coding sequence ATGGCGTTGTTGATTGTGTTGCTCACACAATCAACAACGCCACTTTTCGCGCACCCCGCCCCATATAGCTACCTTGATTTGCGCGTCGGCCAATACGCCATCGAGGCCACGCTGACCGCCCACACGCTTGACCTCGCGCATGAATTAAATGTCACGCCCGCCGAGGCTTTGCTCGATCCGGCGCTGGCCGCGTCGAAACAGGCAGACCTCTTGAACCTGTTGCGTGCCCGCTTGTCGCTGCTCGTGGATGGCCGCGCGCCCGCATTGGAAGTGTTGCGTGTGGAGCCAGCGCCGGAGCGGCAGGCGCTGACGTTGCAGTTACGCTGGGCGACTTCAGCTGCGCCAGGACTGCTTAGAGTTCACTGCGCGCTCTTTCCCTACGACCCGCAGCACCAAACGTTTTTGAATGTCTATGAAGCAGGCGCGCTGGTGCGCCAAGAAGTTTTTAGCCCCAACCGCGGGACGATTGAACATTTCACCGGCTCGCGGCAAGGCACGCTGGCCGCCATCAAACGCTTCATCAGCAACGGCGTCTATCACATCTTTGCTGGCCTCGATCACATTCTGTTTTTGGTGGGCTTGTTGTTATTAGGCGGTAGCCTGCGTCGCTTGCTGTTCATCGTGACGGCCTTCACCTTGGCCCACAGCGTGACGTTGACGCTGGCGATGTTGAATGTCGTCAATCCTCCGGCGCGCGTGATCGAAGCAGCCATTGCACTGAGCATCGTTTACGTTGGCGTAGACAACTTGCTGGTCGGCGCAACGGGCCGCGATGTGCGCGCCTGGATCGCCTGCTTTTTCGGCTTGGTGCACGGCTTCGGCTTTGCCAATGTTTTGCGCGACTTCGGCTTGCCGCGCGGCGCCTTGGGCTGGTCGCTGTTTGCCTTCAACGTTGGCGTTGAGATTGGGCAAGTCTGCCTTGTCGTGATTGTGGCAGCGCTGCTGGCGTCCTTGCGCCAACGCTATCCGGCGCTGGCGAAGCGTGTGGTTGTATGCGGTTCAATTGGCGTGATTGCGGCAGGCAGTTACTGGTTTATTCGGCGCGTCTTTTTTGGCGGGTAA
- a CDS encoding nuclear transport factor 2 family protein, which produces MTSSEFKTMLQALAAGWQQRDYATVVSYFAEDVRYADPLRYSFENRQDLQAFFEHDEGLEQSTVWHNVIFDEAQQVGVVEYTYDGAWCYHGTVWIRVQDGPDGWRRLRIGASISTPTRANGKTLLVAPPSDYPPKKTRRINQ; this is translated from the coding sequence ATGACCAGCTCAGAATTCAAAACGATGTTGCAAGCCTTAGCCGCTGGTTGGCAGCAGCGCGATTACGCCACAGTCGTGAGTTACTTTGCCGAAGATGTGCGTTATGCCGACCCGTTGCGTTATTCATTCGAGAATCGTCAGGACTTGCAAGCCTTCTTTGAGCACGACGAGGGCTTGGAGCAAAGCACGGTTTGGCACAACGTGATCTTTGATGAAGCCCAGCAGGTGGGCGTGGTCGAATACACCTACGACGGCGCTTGGTGCTATCACGGCACGGTTTGGATTCGCGTGCAGGACGGCCCTGATGGGTGGCGAAGATTACGCATTGGCGCGAGTATCAGCACACCGACCCGCGCGAATGGGAAGACTTTGCTTGTGGCACCGCCTTCTGATTACCCGCCAAAAAAGACGCGCCGAATAAACCAGTAA
- a CDS encoding Gfo/Idh/MocA family oxidoreductase yields MAKRKINVAMIGYQFMGRAHSNAWRQVSHFFDCPVEPVMKVVVGRNAAAVTDAAGKLGWEEAATSWEEVINRPDIDLIDICSPGAAHRPQAIAAANARKIVFCEKPLANTLVEAEAVLDAAKKNKVIHMLCHNYRRAPAVTLAQQMIAAGELGEIYHYRGTYLQDWPVSPEMPLYWRFDKKIAGSGALGDIASHSIDLAHYLVGEITEVSGLLKTFIKERPLPNDPAKKGKVTVDDAALSLVKFKNGAIGSIEGTRFALGRKNYNRFEINGSKGSLVFDLERMNELEHYDDKGVSSGFKTILATDPAHPYFKAWWPAGHIIGYEHTFTHTVYDLLQAVASNKVPTPNFEDGVRNQKVLDAVERSAKSRSWEKV; encoded by the coding sequence ATGGCAAAACGAAAGATCAACGTAGCCATGATCGGCTACCAATTTATGGGCCGCGCGCACAGCAATGCCTGGCGGCAGGTCTCACACTTTTTTGACTGTCCCGTCGAACCCGTGATGAAAGTGGTCGTTGGGCGCAACGCGGCGGCGGTCACAGACGCGGCGGGCAAACTGGGCTGGGAAGAAGCCGCGACTTCGTGGGAAGAGGTCATCAATCGCCCCGACATTGATTTGATTGACATCTGCTCGCCCGGCGCAGCGCACAGGCCGCAGGCCATTGCGGCGGCCAACGCCAGGAAGATTGTCTTTTGCGAAAAGCCGCTGGCGAATACGTTGGTCGAAGCGGAAGCAGTGCTGGACGCCGCCAAAAAGAACAAAGTCATTCACATGCTTTGCCATAACTATCGCCGCGCGCCCGCCGTGACGCTGGCGCAACAGATGATCGCCGCCGGGGAACTCGGCGAGATTTATCATTATCGCGGGACATATTTGCAGGATTGGCCGGTCAGCCCGGAGATGCCGCTCTATTGGCGCTTCGATAAAAAGATCGCCGGTTCGGGCGCGCTCGGCGACATCGCTTCGCACTCGATTGATTTGGCGCATTACCTCGTCGGCGAAATCACCGAGGTTTCGGGCTTGCTCAAAACCTTCATTAAAGAGCGTCCTTTGCCCAACGACCCGGCCAAGAAAGGCAAAGTTACCGTAGACGACGCCGCGCTCTCGCTCGTCAAATTCAAGAACGGCGCGATTGGTTCGATTGAAGGCACGCGCTTCGCGCTCGGGCGCAAGAATTACAATCGCTTCGAAATCAACGGCAGCAAAGGCTCGCTCGTCTTCGATCTCGAACGCATGAACGAACTCGAACACTACGACGACAAAGGTGTCAGCAGCGGCTTCAAAACGATTCTCGCGACTGATCCGGCGCATCCGTATTTCAAAGCGTGGTGGCCCGCTGGGCACATCATTGGCTACGAGCACACCTTCACGCACACGGTCTATGACTTGCTGCAAGCTGTGGCGAGTAACAAAGTGCCGACGCCGAATTTTGAGGACGGTGTGCGTAATCAAAAGGTGCTGGATGCCGTCGAGCGTTCGGCAAAATCACGAAGTTGGGAAAAAGTGTAG
- a CDS encoding acyl-CoA carboxylase subunit beta codes for MRPIKSLIDTNDESYRANYAANAASVERLKQELAKSTRGGGDQYNQRHLKRGKLLPRERIEMLLDEGSYFLEIAPLAGHGMENEFVGAGVVGGVGLVEGRQCFIIANEATVKGGAVSEIGQRKNARLAEIVATNHLPSITLVESAGADLPVQHKIFVPGGAGFKEITRRSKARIPSISVVLGNSTAGGAYLPGMSDYVVMIKHQAKVFLGGPPLVKMATGEIVDEETLGGAEMHSKLSGLSDYLAEDELDGLRIAREIVSHLQPRPLPQRRPVEAPLYPADELLGIASADVRVPFDVREVIARLVDGSRFEEFKANYGTTLVTGFAYLHGFPIGILGNNGVLLSESANKGAQFIQLCNQQNIPLLFLQNITGFMVGRSYEEQGIIRNGAKLINAVSNSTVPALTVMIGSSYGAGNYAMCGRAYDPRFVFTWPNHRIAVMGGQQLAGVMDIIKRDAAVRAGQAIDETKQAVMKKLLEEQIEKESDPYFATARLWDDGIIDPRETRTVLAIALWAAHQKPFEGTMEWGVFRH; via the coding sequence ATGCGCCCAATCAAATCCCTCATTGACACCAACGACGAAAGCTACCGCGCCAATTACGCCGCCAACGCTGCCAGCGTCGAACGGCTCAAGCAGGAACTCGCCAAATCCACACGCGGCGGCGGCGACCAGTACAACCAGCGCCATCTCAAACGCGGCAAGTTGCTGCCCCGCGAACGCATCGAGATGCTGTTGGATGAAGGCTCTTACTTTCTCGAAATCGCGCCGCTGGCCGGGCACGGGATGGAAAACGAATTCGTTGGCGCGGGCGTCGTCGGCGGCGTGGGCCTCGTCGAAGGCCGCCAATGTTTCATCATCGCCAACGAAGCCACGGTCAAGGGCGGCGCGGTTAGCGAAATCGGCCAACGCAAAAACGCGCGGCTGGCCGAGATCGTGGCGACCAATCATTTGCCTTCGATCACGCTGGTAGAATCGGCGGGCGCGGACTTGCCCGTGCAGCACAAAATCTTTGTGCCAGGCGGCGCGGGCTTCAAAGAAATCACGCGGCGCTCAAAGGCGCGCATCCCATCCATCTCAGTTGTCCTCGGCAATTCGACAGCGGGCGGCGCGTATCTGCCCGGCATGTCCGATTACGTCGTGATGATCAAACACCAGGCCAAGGTCTTCTTGGGCGGCCCGCCGCTGGTCAAGATGGCGACCGGCGAGATTGTGGACGAAGAGACGCTGGGCGGGGCCGAGATGCACAGCAAGCTTTCCGGCCTCTCGGATTACCTCGCCGAAGACGAACTCGATGGGTTGCGCATTGCCCGCGAAATCGTCAGCCATTTGCAACCGCGCCCGTTGCCGCAACGCCGCCCGGTCGAAGCCCCGCTGTATCCCGCCGATGAATTGCTCGGCATCGCTTCGGCGGACGTGCGCGTGCCCTTCGACGTGCGCGAAGTCATCGCGCGGCTGGTGGACGGTTCGCGCTTTGAGGAATTCAAAGCCAATTACGGTACGACGCTGGTGACTGGCTTTGCCTACCTGCACGGCTTCCCTATTGGCATCTTGGGTAATAACGGCGTACTGCTTTCCGAATCGGCCAACAAGGGCGCGCAGTTCATCCAACTCTGCAATCAACAAAACATCCCGCTGCTCTTCCTGCAAAACATCACCGGCTTTATGGTCGGGCGCAGCTACGAGGAACAAGGCATCATTCGCAACGGCGCGAAATTGATCAATGCGGTTTCCAATTCGACCGTGCCTGCGTTGACGGTGATGATCGGCAGTTCGTATGGCGCTGGCAATTATGCGATGTGCGGGCGGGCCTATGATCCACGCTTTGTCTTTACCTGGCCCAACCACCGCATCGCCGTGATGGGCGGCCAACAACTCGCGGGCGTGATGGACATCATCAAACGCGACGCGGCGGTACGTGCGGGACAAGCGATTGACGAAACCAAACAGGCCGTGATGAAAAAGCTGTTGGAAGAGCAGATTGAGAAAGAATCTGACCCGTATTTCGCCACGGCGCGGTTGTGGGATGACGGCATCATTGATCCGCGCGAGACGCGCACAGTGTTGGCGATTGCGTTGTGGGCGGCGCATCAGAAGCCGTTTGAAGGGACGATGGAGTGGGGGGTGTTCCGGCATTAA
- a CDS encoding four helix bundle protein, producing the protein MAIQSYRDLKVWQKGMELVAACYAFTQRLPESEAFGLTADIRRRVRQVPASIADGHGRGNSGEYLSRLSFAHGTLMALETDLHTVNQLGLLPLSEIQPLLQQSAELGKMLNGLMRSLRGGRPDS; encoded by the coding sequence ATGGCAATTCAATCTTATCGGGATTTGAAAGTCTGGCAGAAGGGGATGGAATTGGTCGCCGCTTGTTATGCCTTTACGCAGCGTTTGCCAGAATCGGAAGCATTTGGGTTGACAGCGGATATTCGCCGCCGCGTGCGGCAGGTTCCCGCTTCGATTGCGGATGGGCACGGGCGCGGCAACTCAGGCGAGTATTTGTCCCGCTTGTCGTTTGCGCACGGCACACTGATGGCGCTGGAAACCGATTTGCACACAGTCAATCAGCTTGGGCTGCTGCCACTGTCAGAAATCCAGCCGTTGCTGCAACAAAGCGCCGAACTCGGCAAGATGCTAAACGGCCTAATGAGAAGCCTGCGCGGCGGCAGACCTGATTCCTGA
- a CDS encoding SMP-30/gluconolactonase/LRE family protein, with protein sequence MKRLTNLLLFAVLTLGFYLLLWPVAIDPVVWTPAPNPGLTGPYAQSSALLGLTTLLTNAGLGPEDVTRGPDGRFYTGLQDGRILRFPVEGNTSEEFVNTGGRPLGIQFDAQGNLIVADAFKGLLAIAPNANITVLADSINGQRMVFPDDLDIAADGTIWFTDASQRFDQHHWINDFWEARPTGRLLSYDPQTKQTTVRMSDLRFANGVALGPDDAFVLVNETIAARIWRLWLKGPKAGQREIFCDGLPGYPDNLSFNKSGTFWVALPAPRSAPLEAMAGHPFLRKLLFRLPERWVQIQPPPVAWVLGLDEQGQVRHSLRDTSGAYASVTSANEFGGHLYLGSILMKAVARVPTP encoded by the coding sequence ATGAAACGACTGACGAATCTGCTGCTTTTTGCTGTCCTCACGCTCGGGTTCTATCTGCTGCTCTGGCCCGTGGCGATTGATCCCGTCGTCTGGACGCCCGCGCCCAATCCCGGCCTGACCGGGCCGTATGCGCAAAGCAGTGCGCTGCTTGGATTGACAACGTTGCTCACCAATGCCGGGCTGGGGCCAGAAGATGTCACGCGCGGGCCGGACGGGCGCTTTTACACTGGCTTGCAAGATGGTCGTATCTTACGTTTTCCCGTCGAAGGCAACACGAGCGAAGAATTCGTCAATACGGGAGGGCGTCCGCTGGGCATACAATTCGACGCGCAAGGCAATTTGATCGTCGCCGATGCCTTCAAGGGACTGCTCGCCATCGCGCCGAATGCCAACATCACGGTATTGGCCGACAGCATCAATGGCCAGCGCATGGTCTTCCCCGATGATCTGGACATCGCGGCGGACGGGACAATCTGGTTTACCGACGCCTCGCAACGCTTCGATCAGCATCACTGGATCAACGATTTCTGGGAAGCCCGACCTACGGGTCGCTTGCTGAGTTACGATCCGCAGACCAAACAAACGACCGTGCGGATGAGCGACCTGCGTTTTGCCAATGGCGTCGCCCTTGGTCCCGATGACGCCTTCGTGCTGGTCAATGAAACTATCGCCGCGCGCATCTGGCGGCTCTGGCTGAAAGGGCCTAAGGCCGGACAACGCGAAATCTTTTGCGACGGGCTGCCCGGATATCCTGACAATCTTTCCTTCAACAAAAGCGGCACCTTTTGGGTCGCGCTGCCTGCGCCACGCAGCGCCCCGCTCGAAGCAATGGCGGGCCACCCCTTCCTGCGCAAGTTGCTGTTCCGGCTGCCCGAACGCTGGGTGCAAATTCAACCGCCGCCCGTTGCCTGGGTACTGGGCTTGGATGAACAAGGACAAGTGCGCCACAGTTTGCGTGACACCTCCGGCGCGTATGCCAGCGTGACCAGCGCCAACGAATTCGGTGGTCATTTGTACCTGGGCAGCATTTTGATGAAAGCGGTCGCGCGCGTGCCGACACCTTGA
- a CDS encoding ankyrin repeat domain-containing protein, with protein MKIRWLSVAKASVCLVWLSGMAWSQTSQPVAEATALRAGNLTESKSLTRKGENLNAKDENGWAPLHEAVLNGDAASVRYLLKKGADPNVSNRAGLTPLMLAVGDPEKLALLLESGAKVNAVSAEGKSALLLAAAQKRALPAVKLLLRKGAQVNQQDKRGGTALLMAARNGDVETLQLLLERGADTQAIWKEGSVPPENGTNALDLACYSQNAAAVKLLLARGVNMDKRGRPLIFATMHGSLDIAQLLLAAGMPVNVADPLVYTPLIYATQTENGNLELLKLLLSKGADPQAKARDGNTALSFAKRKGWTEAIALLQQAGASE; from the coding sequence ATGAAAATACGTTGGTTAAGTGTTGCAAAAGCATCTGTGTGCCTGGTTTGGCTGAGCGGAATGGCCTGGAGCCAAACCAGCCAACCCGTAGCGGAGGCTACGGCGTTGCGCGCAGGCAATTTGACCGAAAGCAAAAGTCTGACCCGCAAGGGCGAAAACTTGAACGCCAAAGACGAAAACGGCTGGGCCCCGTTGCACGAAGCTGTGTTGAACGGTGATGCCGCCAGCGTCCGGTATCTGTTGAAAAAGGGCGCGGACCCCAATGTTAGCAATCGCGCGGGGCTGACGCCGTTGATGCTGGCGGTGGGTGATCCGGAGAAGTTGGCGCTGTTGCTGGAAAGTGGCGCGAAGGTTAACGCCGTCAGTGCGGAAGGGAAGTCGGCGTTGTTGTTGGCCGCCGCGCAAAAGCGGGCGTTGCCGGCGGTCAAGCTGTTGTTGCGCAAGGGCGCGCAGGTGAATCAGCAAGACAAGCGTGGTGGCACGGCGTTGTTGATGGCTGCGCGCAATGGCGATGTCGAAACCTTGCAGTTGTTGCTCGAACGCGGGGCTGACACGCAGGCCATCTGGAAAGAAGGTTCGGTTCCCCCTGAAAACGGCACGAACGCGCTCGATCTGGCGTGTTACAGCCAAAACGCCGCGGCGGTGAAATTGTTACTGGCACGCGGGGTGAACATGGATAAGCGCGGGCGTCCGCTGATTTTTGCGACGATGCATGGCTCGCTGGACATTGCGCAATTGCTGCTGGCGGCGGGCATGCCGGTCAATGTGGCTGACCCGTTGGTGTATACGCCGCTGATTTACGCGACGCAGACGGAAAACGGCAATCTGGAATTGCTCAAGCTGTTGTTGTCAAAAGGCGCTGATCCACAGGCGAAAGCGCGGGATGGCAATACGGCGCTCAGCTTTGCCAAGCGCAAAGGGTGGACGGAAGCGATTGCGCTGTTGCAACAAGCGGGCGCCAGCGAATAG
- a CDS encoding response regulator transcription factor, producing MAEETLTLKNDGSPSPAIIPTVIRVAIIEDVRALREGFASLIGGTAGYHCTGSFRTMEETLAKIGAALPDIALVDIGLPGMSGIEGVRILKERYPTLLLLMLTVYDDDDRIFEALCAGACGYLLKKTPPTRLLESLTEATAGGAPMTPEIARRVVTLFRQVHPPAHADYHLTPHETRLLKLLVEGHNYKTAAIHLGVSFNTICFHIRHIYEKLQVHSKSEAVVKAIRQRLT from the coding sequence ATGGCCGAAGAAACTCTGACCTTGAAGAATGACGGATCGCCATCGCCCGCGATCATCCCCACTGTCATTCGGGTGGCGATCATCGAAGACGTGCGCGCGTTGCGCGAAGGCTTCGCCAGCTTGATTGGCGGCACCGCCGGCTACCACTGCACAGGCAGCTTTCGGACAATGGAAGAGACGCTCGCCAAGATTGGCGCGGCGCTGCCGGATATCGCGCTGGTAGACATCGGCCTGCCGGGCATGTCCGGCATCGAAGGCGTCCGTATTCTGAAAGAACGCTATCCCACGTTGCTGCTGTTGATGCTCACGGTCTACGACGATGACGACCGCATCTTCGAGGCGCTCTGCGCTGGGGCTTGCGGTTATTTATTGAAAAAGACGCCACCTACGCGTTTGCTGGAAAGTCTCACGGAAGCGACCGCAGGCGGCGCGCCCATGACGCCCGAAATCGCGCGCCGCGTCGTCACGTTGTTCCGCCAGGTTCACCCGCCCGCGCACGCCGATTATCACCTGACGCCGCACGAGACGCGGCTCTTGAAGTTGCTGGTCGAAGGCCACAACTACAAAACAGCCGCAATCCACCTGGGCGTCAGTTTCAACACCATCTGCTTTCACATCCGGCACATCTACGAGAAGCTGCAAGTCCACTCCAAATCTGAGGCGGTCGTCAAAGCCATACGTCAGCGACTGACTTAG